Proteins found in one Nocardia brasiliensis ATCC 700358 genomic segment:
- a CDS encoding lipase family protein produces the protein MFCRINTALTAAVLLVAATQLAALPGTAAAQPLYPLPDPDPFYAAPADLDRAEPGDVLDTRPMPGLLAFPGTTVTMIKFRSTDSAGAPIAATTTVLTPANHVPGGPLLSYQHIINGLGTQCAVSRVLYTGDPNLAVREAPALNTVLLRGWSVALPDHLGPTSAYGAARLGGMITLDGIRAARKVARLGVATSPVAMFGYSGGGMATGWAAALAPTYAPELDIVGAAEGGVPMNLVKMTEGLGYHPHPAFGLAMAAAIGLEREYPTRLPISDSLNPTGLAIRDRMANGCTNEILAAGAGHSVLDVAFSTSLAEDPSARGVLEENSLELYEGVPKMPIYQWRSHDDALIPVAAIDNTMRRYCAAGVRVQSKLFPSPDHLSTAVLGAPEAMGWIEARFRGETAPRNC, from the coding sequence ATGTTCTGCCGAATCAATACCGCGCTCACCGCAGCCGTCCTGCTGGTAGCGGCCACCCAACTGGCCGCGCTGCCGGGAACCGCTGCGGCACAACCGCTCTACCCGCTACCGGACCCCGACCCGTTCTACGCGGCACCCGCGGATCTGGACCGGGCCGAACCCGGTGACGTGCTCGACACCCGGCCGATGCCCGGGTTGCTCGCTTTTCCGGGCACCACGGTCACGATGATCAAGTTCCGGTCGACCGATTCGGCGGGCGCGCCGATCGCGGCGACCACCACCGTGCTGACCCCGGCCAATCACGTGCCGGGCGGGCCCCTGCTGTCCTATCAGCACATCATCAACGGCCTGGGCACCCAGTGCGCCGTATCCCGCGTGCTCTACACCGGTGACCCGAATCTGGCTGTGCGCGAAGCGCCCGCACTCAACACGGTGCTGCTGCGCGGCTGGTCGGTGGCGCTGCCCGACCATCTCGGCCCGACCAGCGCCTACGGGGCGGCCAGGCTCGGCGGCATGATCACGCTGGACGGCATCCGGGCGGCGCGCAAGGTCGCGCGACTGGGTGTGGCCACCAGCCCGGTCGCGATGTTCGGGTACTCCGGCGGCGGCATGGCGACCGGCTGGGCGGCGGCGCTGGCCCCGACCTACGCACCGGAACTCGATATCGTGGGCGCGGCCGAAGGCGGCGTCCCGATGAACCTGGTCAAGATGACCGAGGGCCTGGGCTACCACCCGCACCCGGCGTTCGGGCTGGCCATGGCGGCGGCCATCGGACTCGAACGCGAGTACCCGACTCGGCTGCCGATCAGCGACAGCCTGAACCCGACCGGGCTCGCCATCCGCGATCGGATGGCCAACGGCTGCACCAACGAGATCCTGGCCGCCGGCGCCGGACACAGCGTCCTGGACGTCGCCTTCTCCACCTCGCTGGCCGAAGACCCCAGTGCGCGTGGCGTACTGGAGGAGAACAGCCTCGAGCTGTACGAGGGCGTCCCGAAAATGCCTATCTACCAGTGGCGTTCCCACGACGACGCACTGATACCGGTCGCGGCGATCGACAACACGATGCGGCGCTATTGCGCGGCGGGCGTGCGCGTCCAATCGAAGCTGTTCCCGAGCCCTGATCACCTCAGCACCGCGGTACTCGGCGCGCCGGAGGCGATGGGCTGGATCGAGGCCCGGTTCCGCGGGGAAACCGCACCACGCAACTGCTGA
- a CDS encoding YdcF family protein: MLVIGLALLAVFLLRFRKDRRRLGNGVYLLLGLIFVGVWVLGSGAKGDLPMILAELLVLLSPLLVLVLAGLLILNGRQMVRREGLRLANLLPFGLGLALLVPYVLLALAIFTGDIWVVVILASLTMAVSYIGFLFASFLLYSLLYGALPYRPGMDAIVVHGAGLKGDRVPPLLAGRLDRAIEVFRAERTAGRSPLLITSGGKGSDELKSEAEAMAGYLVERGIPVESVLQEDRSATTRENLLFTKRLLGERGESTRMVLVTSDFHTLRTAMLARRLGLDAEVTGARTAFYYLPAATLREFAAVVVAYKWINLIACVALVSLPILALLLTRDLPHQYGD; the protein is encoded by the coding sequence ATGCTCGTGATCGGCCTCGCCCTGCTCGCGGTGTTCCTGCTGCGCTTCCGTAAAGACCGACGACGGTTGGGTAACGGGGTGTATCTGCTGCTAGGGCTGATATTCGTCGGCGTGTGGGTGCTCGGCTCGGGCGCCAAAGGCGACCTGCCGATGATCTTGGCGGAGCTGCTCGTGCTGCTGTCGCCGCTCCTGGTGCTCGTGCTCGCCGGGTTGCTGATCCTCAACGGCAGGCAGATGGTCCGCCGCGAAGGACTGCGCCTGGCGAACCTGTTGCCGTTCGGGCTCGGCCTCGCGTTGCTCGTTCCATATGTCTTGCTCGCGCTGGCCATATTCACCGGCGATATCTGGGTCGTCGTGATTTTGGCGTCGCTGACCATGGCGGTGAGCTACATCGGATTCCTGTTCGCCAGTTTTCTGCTGTATTCGCTGTTGTACGGGGCGCTGCCGTATCGACCGGGGATGGACGCGATCGTCGTGCACGGCGCCGGGCTGAAGGGCGACCGGGTGCCGCCGCTGCTCGCGGGCCGGCTGGACCGGGCGATCGAGGTCTTTCGAGCCGAGCGCACGGCGGGGCGCAGCCCACTGCTGATCACCAGCGGCGGTAAGGGATCCGACGAGTTGAAGTCCGAGGCCGAGGCCATGGCCGGGTACCTGGTCGAGCGGGGCATCCCCGTCGAAAGTGTGCTGCAGGAGGATCGTTCGGCGACCACCAGGGAGAACCTGTTGTTCACCAAGCGATTACTGGGCGAGCGCGGCGAGTCGACCCGAATGGTGCTGGTGACGAGCGATTTCCACACCCTGCGCACCGCGATGCTGGCCCGGCGGCTCGGCTTGGACGCCGAGGTCACCGGGGCGCGCACCGCGTTCTACTACCTGCCCGCGGCGACCTTGCGGGAGTTCGCCGCCGTCGTGGTCGCCTACAAGTGGATCAACCTGATCGCCTGTGTCGCACTGGTTTCGCTGCCGATACTGGCGTTGCTGCTCACGCGCGACCTGCCCCACCAGTACGGGGACTGA
- a CDS encoding glucose 1-dehydrogenase, translated as MGRLSGKVALISGGARGMGAAHARALVAEDARVVLGDVLDEEGTAVAKELGDAATYVHLDVREPDAWQGAVAEAVQRYGALNVLVNNAGVANGNLLVDFDLAEWQRIIDINLTGTFLGMRAATPAMIEAGGGSIINISSVEGLRGSPGLHGYVATKFAVRGLTKSTALELAQYKIRVNSVHPGLITTPMTENIPAEFLQIPLGRAADPSEVAALITFLASDESSYSTGAEFVIDGGLTVGIPHKTFG; from the coding sequence ATGGGGCGGTTGAGCGGCAAAGTGGCGTTGATCAGCGGTGGCGCGCGCGGCATGGGCGCAGCGCATGCCCGAGCCCTGGTCGCCGAGGACGCCCGCGTGGTGCTCGGTGACGTGCTCGACGAGGAAGGCACCGCGGTCGCCAAGGAACTCGGCGACGCCGCGACCTACGTGCACCTCGACGTGCGCGAGCCGGATGCGTGGCAGGGCGCGGTCGCCGAAGCCGTGCAGCGCTACGGTGCGCTGAACGTGCTGGTGAACAACGCGGGCGTGGCGAACGGGAACCTCCTGGTCGACTTCGACCTCGCGGAATGGCAGCGGATCATCGACATCAATCTGACCGGCACGTTCCTCGGGATGCGCGCCGCGACCCCGGCCATGATCGAGGCGGGCGGCGGCTCGATCATCAATATCTCGTCCGTGGAAGGCCTGCGCGGCAGCCCGGGCCTGCACGGCTATGTGGCGACCAAGTTCGCGGTGCGCGGCTTGACCAAATCGACCGCACTCGAGCTGGCGCAGTACAAGATTCGGGTCAATTCGGTGCACCCCGGCCTCATCACCACGCCGATGACCGAGAACATTCCGGCCGAATTCCTGCAGATCCCGCTGGGCCGGGCCGCCGATCCGAGTGAGGTGGCCGCTTTGATCACCTTCCTGGCCAGCGACGAGTCCTCGTACTCGACCGGGGCGGAGTTCGTCATCGACGGCGGGCTCACCGTCGGCATTCCGCACAAGACCTTCGGCTGA
- a CDS encoding MaoC family dehydratase, whose amino-acid sequence MSEASTFTMATLRDAAGTDLGVSDWILVDQDRITAFAETTEDRQWIHLDPVRAADGPFGATVAHGFLTLSLLPWINAQLFRLTDARLRINYGLNKVRFPAPVPAGSRIRGRTGIVAVDEVPGGLQVVLATTVECEGADKPACVAESIVRALA is encoded by the coding sequence ATGAGCGAGGCAAGCACCTTCACGATGGCGACGTTGCGGGATGCCGCGGGTACCGACCTCGGCGTGAGCGACTGGATCCTCGTCGACCAGGACCGGATCACCGCATTCGCCGAGACCACCGAGGATCGGCAGTGGATTCACCTGGACCCGGTCCGAGCGGCGGACGGGCCGTTCGGCGCCACCGTCGCGCACGGATTTCTGACCCTGTCGCTGCTGCCGTGGATCAACGCGCAGCTCTTCCGGCTCACCGACGCGCGGCTGCGGATCAACTACGGCCTGAACAAGGTTCGCTTTCCCGCGCCGGTGCCCGCCGGCTCCCGGATTCGCGGCCGGACCGGCATCGTCGCCGTCGACGAGGTCCCGGGTGGCCTGCAGGTGGTGCTCGCGACGACGGTCGAATGCGAGGGGGCCGACAAGCCGGCCTGTGTCGCCGAATCGATCGTGCGCGCGCTGGCGTGA
- a CDS encoding alpha/beta fold hydrolase: protein MTNPRSSAVLRRFARRVPDIAEVPGGRLVELPGRGRTYVVDIAGPAGAPALVLLHGTACTAYLGWFPSLAALSERYRVILFDQRWHGRGIRSERFSVDDCADDVVAVLDALDVAQAVCVGFSLGGVVSLAAAHRHPERVRGLVLCATPYRFQEKWRERAFHQAFGKLAAAMLPYSSRQIAEFAGKLPELPEIVWAPGRLDRWALTEFRSTSGWAVAQVVAEVGRFDASDWLPELTMPTAVVITTQDRAIPVYRQLELATLIPKASIHLVKAGHAACVLEADRFVPVLLEACAAVAARL, encoded by the coding sequence ATGACGAACCCACGATCCTCGGCGGTGCTGCGACGGTTCGCCCGGCGGGTCCCCGACATCGCCGAGGTGCCCGGCGGGCGGCTGGTCGAACTGCCCGGACGAGGGCGGACCTACGTGGTCGATATCGCCGGACCGGCGGGTGCGCCCGCCCTGGTGCTCTTGCACGGCACGGCGTGCACCGCCTATCTGGGCTGGTTTCCGTCGCTGGCCGCGCTGTCCGAGCGCTACCGGGTGATCCTGTTCGACCAGCGCTGGCACGGCCGGGGGATTCGCTCCGAGCGCTTCTCGGTGGACGACTGCGCCGACGATGTGGTCGCCGTGCTGGACGCGCTCGACGTCGCACAGGCGGTATGCGTGGGCTTCTCGCTGGGCGGGGTGGTGAGTCTGGCTGCCGCGCACCGGCATCCGGAGCGGGTGCGCGGACTGGTGCTGTGCGCGACGCCGTACCGGTTCCAGGAGAAGTGGCGCGAGCGGGCCTTCCATCAGGCCTTCGGCAAACTGGCCGCCGCGATGCTGCCCTACTCGTCGCGGCAGATCGCGGAATTCGCGGGCAAGCTGCCCGAACTGCCGGAAATCGTCTGGGCGCCGGGGCGGTTGGACCGGTGGGCGCTCACCGAGTTCCGCAGTACGAGCGGGTGGGCGGTGGCGCAGGTAGTCGCGGAGGTGGGCCGGTTCGACGCGAGTGACTGGCTGCCCGAGCTGACCATGCCGACAGCGGTCGTCATCACGACCCAGGACCGGGCGATTCCGGTCTATCGGCAGTTGGAACTGGCGACGCTGATTCCGAAGGCGAGCATCCACCTGGTCAAGGCTGGGCATGCGGCCTGCGTGCTGGAGGCCGACCGGTTCGTGCCGGTGCTGCTCGAGGCCTGTGCGGCGGTCGCCGCGAGATTGTAG
- a CDS encoding WS/DGAT/MGAT family O-acyltransferase — protein MERLTGLDASFLYLETGTQHLHVCALLLLDPTSGDYSFDRFKAELGRRLPLIPQMRRRVYEVPFNLDHPVWVEDQNFDLDYHIRRIGIAAPAGRRELAELIGDIASRPMDRDRPLWEMSVVEGLDDGKVAVICKYHHAAVDGITGTNMMMHLCDLEPNAAKTPPAQQWRPEPSPNDWQLLAKAVVKFPTKAGIVGMVPKTLGMVAGFAQRRRKDKAGMALPFSAPRTPFNLAITPHRAVAFTEAELGAVKEIKSAFGVKINDVVLTIVAGVLRTYLDKHDELPDRSLVASVPVSVHESSRHTAGINKVSTLFARLGTDIADPVQRLLQVAEENRGAKEEHDLIGADFLQDWSKYAPPNTFQLAARVYSSLKLAERHPVVHNLVVSNVPGPPMPLYFLGVRVDGMYPFGPVFHGAGLTVTVLSNNDDLDFGFIACKELVPDVAELADAVPDVVAELLTAARKLG, from the coding sequence ATGGAACGACTCACCGGATTGGATGCCAGCTTTCTCTACCTGGAAACCGGGACCCAGCACCTGCACGTCTGTGCGCTGCTCCTCCTGGACCCCACGTCAGGGGACTATTCCTTCGACCGATTCAAGGCCGAACTCGGCCGGCGACTACCGCTGATCCCGCAGATGCGCCGCCGGGTGTACGAGGTGCCCTTCAACCTGGACCACCCGGTATGGGTGGAGGACCAGAACTTCGACCTGGACTATCACATCCGGCGCATCGGCATCGCCGCGCCGGCCGGGCGACGCGAACTGGCCGAGCTGATCGGCGATATCGCCAGCCGCCCGATGGATCGGGACCGGCCGCTGTGGGAGATGTCGGTGGTGGAGGGTCTCGACGACGGCAAGGTCGCGGTGATCTGCAAATACCACCACGCCGCGGTGGACGGCATCACCGGCACCAACATGATGATGCACCTGTGCGACCTGGAACCGAACGCGGCCAAGACGCCGCCCGCGCAGCAGTGGCGACCGGAACCGAGCCCCAATGATTGGCAGCTGCTGGCCAAGGCCGTGGTCAAGTTTCCGACCAAGGCGGGCATCGTCGGCATGGTGCCGAAAACCCTGGGCATGGTCGCCGGGTTCGCACAGCGCCGACGAAAAGACAAGGCGGGCATGGCCTTACCGTTCTCCGCACCGCGCACCCCGTTCAATCTGGCGATCACGCCGCACCGCGCGGTCGCGTTCACCGAGGCGGAACTCGGTGCGGTCAAGGAGATCAAGTCCGCCTTCGGCGTGAAGATCAACGATGTGGTGCTGACGATCGTCGCGGGTGTGCTGCGCACCTACCTCGACAAGCACGACGAACTGCCGGACCGCTCACTGGTCGCCTCGGTACCGGTCTCCGTGCACGAATCCTCGCGGCACACCGCGGGGATCAACAAGGTGTCCACGCTGTTCGCGCGGCTCGGCACCGATATCGCGGACCCGGTGCAACGCCTGCTGCAGGTCGCCGAGGAGAACCGCGGCGCGAAGGAGGAACACGACCTCATCGGCGCCGACTTCCTCCAGGATTGGTCGAAGTACGCGCCGCCGAACACCTTTCAGCTCGCGGCCCGGGTGTACTCGTCACTCAAGCTCGCCGAACGGCATCCGGTGGTGCACAACCTGGTGGTGTCGAACGTGCCGGGTCCGCCGATGCCGCTGTATTTCCTCGGCGTACGCGTGGACGGCATGTATCCGTTCGGACCGGTTTTTCACGGCGCCGGACTTACGGTCACTGTGCTTTCGAACAACGACGACCTCGATTTCGGCTTCATCGCCTGCAAAGAGCTGGTGCCCGACGTCGCCGAACTCGCCGACGCGGTACCCGATGTCGTCGCCGAATTGCTCACCGCGGCACGAAAACTGGGCTGA
- a CDS encoding metal-dependent hydrolase, producing MKLLRRGERRPDIDPGEVALHARNVQFDWADTPLHWMPDEPIASHLINSLNLLLPEGERMFCAAYGEALPFVKDEKLREAMLGFIGQESMHAETHDKVLHEVLVAHGIDPQPYVRQAEYLFRKTLGPRDNEGVAARQTLVERLAVIACLEHFFAYLGDWVLNADLEKFDAEPRIADLFRWHGAEEVEHRHVAHDVAVYFGAGYLRRAAIMTFVFPTFLTLVVRGTKYMVHQDPALPDLGYPRLIKRVFGAMWRGALPGVPSLLWSALTTFKPGYNPGSVGSTAQAVAYLAKSPAAQAIAS from the coding sequence ATGAAGCTACTTCGTAGGGGAGAGCGGCGGCCGGACATCGATCCGGGCGAGGTTGCGCTGCATGCGCGCAATGTGCAATTCGACTGGGCCGACACCCCGCTGCACTGGATGCCCGACGAGCCGATCGCCTCACATCTGATCAATTCGCTGAACCTGCTGCTGCCCGAGGGGGAGCGCATGTTCTGCGCCGCCTACGGCGAGGCGTTGCCGTTCGTGAAGGACGAGAAACTGCGCGAAGCCATGCTCGGGTTCATCGGTCAGGAATCCATGCATGCCGAGACGCACGACAAGGTGCTGCACGAGGTGCTGGTCGCGCACGGCATCGATCCGCAACCCTATGTGCGCCAAGCCGAATACCTGTTCCGCAAGACGCTGGGACCTCGGGACAACGAGGGTGTCGCGGCCCGTCAGACGCTGGTCGAACGGCTCGCGGTGATCGCCTGCCTGGAACATTTCTTCGCCTATCTCGGCGACTGGGTGCTCAACGCCGACCTGGAGAAGTTCGATGCCGAGCCGCGCATCGCCGACCTGTTCCGCTGGCACGGCGCGGAGGAGGTCGAGCACCGGCACGTTGCCCATGACGTCGCCGTCTACTTCGGCGCGGGCTATCTGCGGCGCGCGGCGATCATGACGTTCGTCTTCCCGACCTTCCTCACCCTGGTCGTGCGCGGCACGAAATACATGGTGCATCAGGACCCCGCGCTGCCCGACCTCGGTTATCCGCGCCTGATCAAGCGTGTGTTCGGCGCGATGTGGCGCGGTGCCCTGCCTGGGGTCCCGTCGCTGCTGTGGAGCGCGCTGACCACCTTCAAGCCGGGCTACAACCCCGGCTCGGTCGGGTCGACCGCGCAGGCGGTGGCGTACCTGGCGAAATCGCCTGCCGCGCAGGCGATCGCGTCGTGA
- a CDS encoding PDR/VanB family oxidoreductase → MTGAVVSRRPVPAQLPADLFGKPGQDRAVRVLDAVASARLRWTTLINRRDLTPHVDDRRLALVVTERRIEAYDQDVVSLRLAAPDQRELPPWRPGAHLDLELPSGRLRQYSLCGDPADTRAYRVAVRRIPAGLGGSVEVHDALPVGARITVRGPRNAFPFAVPGYGSPAARLHFVAGGIGITPILPMARLAHRLGIDWSMVYTGRSRDTIPFLDEIAGFGGRVTVRTDDEHGLPDAAALLPGVGADTAVYCCGPVPMTAAVADAVREMPGVELHSERFSPPPIVNGVPFEIEFASTGAVVEVAADRTALDTILETQPDRPYSCRQGFCRTCKVRVLAGAPEHRETVLTPAEHEAGEMLVCVSRAAGGRLVLDL, encoded by the coding sequence GTGACGGGTGCAGTGGTGAGCCGGCGGCCCGTACCCGCGCAACTTCCCGCGGACCTGTTCGGCAAGCCCGGCCAGGATCGCGCGGTGCGGGTGCTCGACGCGGTCGCCTCGGCCCGGCTGCGCTGGACCACGCTGATCAACCGGCGCGATCTGACCCCGCACGTGGACGATCGGCGGCTGGCGCTGGTGGTCACCGAGCGCCGGATCGAGGCCTACGACCAGGACGTGGTGAGCCTGCGGCTGGCCGCGCCGGATCAGCGTGAGCTGCCGCCGTGGCGGCCGGGCGCGCATCTGGATCTCGAGCTGCCGTCGGGGCGGCTGCGCCAGTACTCGCTGTGCGGCGATCCGGCCGACACCCGCGCGTATCGCGTTGCGGTGCGGCGGATTCCGGCGGGTCTCGGCGGCTCGGTGGAGGTGCACGACGCACTGCCGGTCGGCGCGCGAATCACCGTGCGCGGGCCGCGCAACGCCTTCCCGTTCGCCGTGCCCGGCTACGGATCACCCGCCGCGCGTTTGCATTTCGTCGCCGGTGGCATCGGCATCACGCCGATCCTGCCGATGGCCCGGCTCGCGCATCGGCTCGGTATCGACTGGTCGATGGTGTACACCGGCCGCAGCCGCGACACCATTCCGTTCCTCGACGAGATCGCCGGATTCGGTGGCCGCGTCACCGTGCGCACCGACGACGAGCACGGCCTGCCCGACGCCGCCGCGCTGCTGCCGGGCGTCGGCGCCGACACCGCGGTCTACTGCTGTGGTCCGGTGCCGATGACCGCCGCGGTGGCCGACGCCGTGCGCGAAATGCCCGGTGTGGAACTGCATTCCGAACGTTTCTCACCGCCGCCGATCGTGAACGGCGTGCCCTTCGAGATCGAGTTCGCCTCGACCGGCGCGGTGGTCGAGGTCGCCGCGGACCGCACGGCCCTGGACACCATCCTGGAAACCCAGCCGGATCGGCCGTACTCGTGCCGTCAGGGCTTCTGCCGCACCTGCAAGGTGCGGGTACTCGCCGGCGCACCGGAACATCGCGAGACCGTCCTCACCCCAGCCGAACACGAGGCAGGCGAGATGCTCGTCTGCGTCTCGCGTGCGGCCGGCGGGCGACTCGTGCTCGACCTGTAA
- a CDS encoding SDR family oxidoreductase → MTTIDRPELVAAERTVRSGEFELAVYEYGDPAADTVLLVHGWPDTNHLWDAVVPLLANRFHVVTYDTRGHGRSTRTKRTQDFRLDHLAADFYAVADAVSPDRPVHVLAHDWGSVQVWEAVCEPQAATRVASFTSVSGPNLDHMGHWMRNRLSRPTPRNVWQPFTQLLSSAYTFFFMTPGLPRAVFGLLGTEQRWQRIVSIMNETAPSNVKLGPTFRQDSVDGLLIYRANIVQRILSPRERHTDVPVQLIVAGRDVAVRPAGYDDENKWVRRLWRRDVPAGHWMPFSHPELLATAATELIDTVNGGSAPRGLRRAEVGRSAQRFEDQLVVITGGGSGIGRETALALARRGAEIVLSDLNLVAAKETAELIAAERGVAHAYQLDVADQAAVQEHAAVVLETHGVPDILINNAGIGQAGGFFDTSAAEFDRVMRINLGGVVNGCRAFGSAMAERGLGGHIVNLSSMAAYSPQQNFSAYSTSKSAVFMFSDCLRAELAGRGISVHTICPGIVHTNIVANTRFSGVSAEEEKRKQEKYDNLYRKRSYGPEKVAEQIVRAVEKDRSIVPVTPEARLQYHFSRLAPAVGRFVAARVKLT, encoded by the coding sequence ATGACGACCATCGATCGGCCGGAGCTCGTGGCCGCCGAGCGCACCGTGCGCAGCGGCGAATTCGAGCTCGCTGTCTACGAATACGGTGATCCGGCCGCCGACACCGTGCTGCTCGTGCACGGCTGGCCCGACACCAACCACCTGTGGGACGCGGTGGTGCCGTTGCTGGCCAACCGTTTCCACGTCGTCACCTACGACACCAGGGGACACGGCCGGTCCACCCGGACCAAGCGCACCCAGGACTTCCGGCTCGATCACCTCGCTGCCGACTTCTACGCCGTCGCCGACGCGGTCAGCCCTGACCGTCCGGTGCACGTGCTCGCCCACGACTGGGGCTCGGTCCAGGTGTGGGAGGCGGTCTGCGAACCGCAGGCCGCCACCCGCGTCGCCTCGTTCACCTCGGTGTCCGGGCCGAACCTCGACCACATGGGGCACTGGATGCGCAATCGGCTGTCCCGGCCGACGCCGCGCAACGTCTGGCAGCCGTTCACTCAGCTGCTGTCCTCGGCCTACACCTTCTTCTTCATGACACCGGGATTGCCGCGGGCGGTCTTCGGCCTGCTCGGCACCGAGCAGCGCTGGCAACGGATCGTCTCGATCATGAACGAGACCGCGCCGTCGAATGTGAAGCTGGGGCCGACGTTCCGGCAGGATTCCGTCGACGGCCTGCTCATCTACCGTGCGAACATCGTGCAGCGCATCCTTTCACCGCGCGAGCGGCACACCGACGTACCGGTGCAGCTGATCGTGGCGGGTCGCGATGTCGCGGTCCGGCCCGCCGGCTACGACGACGAGAACAAGTGGGTGCGGCGGCTGTGGCGGCGTGACGTGCCCGCCGGACACTGGATGCCGTTCTCACACCCCGAACTGCTCGCCACCGCGGCGACCGAGCTGATCGACACGGTCAACGGCGGTTCCGCGCCACGCGGGTTGCGCCGTGCCGAAGTCGGCCGCAGCGCACAGCGATTCGAGGATCAGCTGGTGGTCATCACCGGCGGCGGCAGCGGCATCGGCCGCGAGACCGCGCTGGCACTCGCGCGGCGCGGCGCCGAAATCGTGCTGTCGGACCTCAATCTCGTCGCGGCGAAGGAGACCGCGGAGTTGATCGCCGCCGAACGCGGTGTGGCCCATGCCTATCAGCTCGACGTGGCGGATCAGGCCGCGGTGCAGGAGCACGCCGCGGTCGTGCTGGAAACCCATGGCGTGCCCGACATTCTGATCAACAACGCCGGAATCGGCCAGGCGGGTGGGTTCTTCGACACCTCGGCCGCGGAGTTCGACCGCGTCATGCGGATCAACCTCGGCGGCGTGGTGAACGGTTGCCGGGCCTTCGGGTCCGCCATGGCGGAGCGGGGTCTGGGCGGGCACATCGTCAACCTGTCCAGCATGGCGGCCTACAGTCCGCAGCAGAACTTCAGCGCCTACTCCACCAGCAAGTCGGCCGTCTTCATGTTCTCCGACTGCCTGCGCGCGGAACTGGCCGGACGCGGGATCTCCGTGCACACCATCTGCCCCGGCATCGTGCACACCAATATCGTTGCCAACACCAGGTTCTCGGGTGTCAGCGCCGAAGAGGAGAAGCGCAAGCAGGAGAAGTACGACAACCTCTACCGCAAGCGCAGCTACGGGCCGGAGAAGGTGGCCGAGCAGATCGTGCGGGCCGTGGAGAAGGACCGCAGCATCGTCCCAGTGACGCCGGAGGCGCGGTTGCAGTACCACTTCAGCAGGCTCGCGCCCGCCGTCGGCCGGTTCGTCGCGGCGCGGGTGAAGCTCACCTAG
- a CDS encoding zinc-binding dehydrogenase, producing MRAVQAVEFGGPEVLTVREVPEPVAGPGQVVVEVAAADVMFLDTRLRSGWGGDYFQLEPPYVPGGAVSGVVRAIGADVDPSWVGRRVATATAASRVGGGKPIGGYAEKALANVDSLIEVPEGMSSEQAVALTHDGRTALAVFDRAAVRPGEWVLITAAAGGLGTLLIQLARTAGAHVIAAARGRAKLELAQRLGAEVVVDYAEPGWAAAARAATGGTGVQVVFDGAGGALGEAALAAVAAHGRFLGYGGSAGEFAVPDAEVVAAHNITVYGLFDLTDSDTDWQELAERSLAEAVAGRLEVVIGQTFSLDEAERAHAAIESRAALGRTLLTIESTV from the coding sequence ATGCGGGCCGTGCAAGCAGTGGAATTCGGTGGGCCGGAAGTACTCACGGTGCGTGAGGTGCCGGAACCCGTCGCCGGACCCGGACAGGTGGTCGTCGAGGTGGCCGCTGCCGATGTGATGTTCCTCGACACCCGGTTGCGCAGCGGTTGGGGCGGTGACTACTTCCAGCTGGAGCCGCCGTATGTGCCCGGCGGTGCGGTGTCCGGCGTCGTGCGCGCGATCGGTGCCGACGTGGACCCGTCCTGGGTCGGGCGGCGGGTCGCCACCGCCACCGCGGCCAGCCGGGTCGGCGGCGGTAAGCCGATCGGCGGGTATGCCGAAAAGGCGCTGGCCAACGTCGATTCGCTCATCGAGGTGCCCGAGGGCATGAGTTCCGAGCAGGCCGTCGCGCTCACCCATGACGGCAGGACCGCGCTCGCAGTGTTCGATCGCGCCGCCGTCCGGCCGGGCGAATGGGTGCTGATCACCGCTGCCGCGGGTGGGCTCGGTACGTTGCTGATCCAGCTCGCCCGGACCGCGGGCGCGCACGTGATCGCCGCCGCGCGCGGCCGCGCCAAACTCGAACTGGCGCAACGGCTCGGCGCCGAAGTGGTGGTCGACTATGCCGAACCCGGCTGGGCGGCCGCCGCTCGCGCGGCCACCGGCGGCACCGGCGTACAGGTCGTCTTCGACGGCGCGGGCGGCGCGCTGGGGGAGGCCGCGCTCGCGGCCGTCGCGGCGCACGGCCGATTCCTCGGATACGGCGGTTCCGCAGGCGAATTCGCGGTCCCCGACGCCGAAGTTGTGGCGGCGCACAACATCACCGTCTACGGCTTGTTCGATCTGACCGACAGCGACACGGACTGGCAGGAGCTAGCCGAACGTTCGCTCGCCGAGGCTGTCGCCGGACGGCTGGAAGTCGTGATCGGACAGACGTTTTCGCTCGACGAGGCCGAACGCGCACACGCCGCCATCGAATCGCGGGCCGCGCTCGGGCGCACGCTGCTGACCATCGAATCCACTGTCTGA